The Leptolyngbya sp. 'hensonii' genomic interval CTCAGATTCGCAACCTGGAAATGCAGCTCGGGGTCAGGGTTATCGATCGCACAGAGGTGATCCTGGATATTTTTGCCCAGCGCGCCCAATCCAAAGCCGGGAAACTACAGGTGGAACTGGCCCAACTGGAATATATGCTGCCCCGCCTGGCCGGGCGGGGGCAGGCCATGTCCCGCTTAGGAGGCGGCATTGGCACCAGAGGTCCGGGGGAAACCAAGCTAGAGACGGAGCGGCGGAGCATTCAACGGCGAATCACCCGGCTCCAGCGGGAGGTCGATCAGTTACAGGCCCACCGATCGCGGCTGCGCCAACAGCGGCAGCATCGGGAGATTCCCTCCGTAGCGATCGTGGGCTATACCAATGCGGGCAAATCAACCCTGCTGAATGTCCTTACGGCAGCAGAAGTATACGCCGCCGATCAACTCTTCGCCACCCTCGACCCCACTACCCGACGGTTAGTCATCACCAACCCGGAAACTCAGGAGTTAGAAACCATTCTGCTGACCGATACCGTTGGGTTTATCCATGAGTTACCCCCAGCCTTAATTGATGCATTTCGGGCCACCCTGGAAGAGGTGACTGAAGCCGATGCCCTGGTGCATCTGGTGGATCTGTCCCATCCAGCCTGGCAGAGTCATATCCGTTCAGTAATGGCAATTTTGACCGCTATGCCGATCGTGCCTGGGCCAATCCTGCTGGTTTTCAACAAGATCGATTGTGCCGATGGAGATGCGATCGCCCTAGCCCGGGAAGAGTTTCCAAATGGGATCTTCATCTCAGCCAGTGCTGGCCTGGGGCTAGAAACCCTAAAACAAAAACTCTGCCATCTGGCCCACTACAGCCTGGTCCATGCGGGAGGGTAAGGATTTGACAATCTTAGCTAAGATTTAAGAAACATTCGTTAACAGAACGGACGGCTATGACTCCCCAAGTCGAAATCTATACCTGGCGTTCCTGTCCCTTTTGTGTGCGGGCAAAGGCCCTGCTCAATCAGAAGGGCATTGCCTACACTGAGTATTCTATTGATGGAGACGAGCAGGCCCGGTCTAAAATGGCCAAACGGGCCAATGGACAACGATCGGTGCCTCAAATTTTCATTAACAATCAGCATGTGGGGGGCTGCGATGATATCTATGCTCTGAACGTCCAAGGCAAGCTGGATATTCTGTTGCAGGCTGAGGCATAACCCGGCATGAAACTGGCATTTATTATTGATCCCATTCAGGCTCTGGATCCGGGCCATGATACCAGTGTGGCCCTGATGGAAGCAGCCCAGGAACGGGGCCACGAGATCTGGATCACCCAGGCCCACGGGCTGGGTGTGGCAGACGGCAAAGCCTGGGCTCAACTCACCCCCGTGCAACTCACTCCCGTACAACTGATCGAGGGCCGGTGGGTAGCCCCTCAGCCCTGGTATAGGCTGGGGGAACCTGTGTTCTGTCCCCTGGAATCGATGGACGGCGTTTTCATGCGCACAGACCCGCCCGTTACCATTCCCTATCTCTATGCCACCTATATTCTGG includes:
- the grxC gene encoding glutaredoxin 3 — its product is MTPQVEIYTWRSCPFCVRAKALLNQKGIAYTEYSIDGDEQARSKMAKRANGQRSVPQIFINNQHVGGCDDIYALNVQGKLDILLQAEA